In Candidatus Krumholzibacteriota bacterium, the sequence ACCATCCAATTCCGGACCCTTCCGATGATATACTATCCCGCGCCAGGCATCAAGAGTTTAACATCCAATCGACAATCCGGTTGCCTCTTTGACAGGTGTTTTGTTTTTTCGGGAAATATTGCCCGTGCGCCACGCTATTTAAGCGAAAATCCCGATGTACCGAGGAATTCCCCTAGAGCTCGGTATTCGCCGTTGACATAGGTGATCAGCGGCACTTCAGAGATATCGAGCCTGCCCTCGGCCATCAGCGCCGCATCGGCGTGCTTGGCGACGACTTCTCCGATAAAGAGATGATGGACGCCGAGTTCGAGGACTTCACGTAATTCGCATTCGATATTCACGGGGCATTCGGCAACAAGTGGAGCATCGATCCTGCTTGCAGGCAACGGCGTAAGCCCGGCGCGTTCGAATTTGTCACCATTTCTTCCAGAGACGACTCCGCAAAGATCGACCTGGCGGACAATACCCGCTGTCGGCAGATTGACTGTGAAACAGCCGCTTTCCTTTATCATCCTGTACGAATGACGTCCAGGTCTTATCGATACATGCATCATCTCCGGATCGGAGCAATTTACTCCGCACCAGGCTACGGTGAGAAGATTATGCCCGAGTTCCTCATGGGCGCAGCCGACGAGGACCACGGGGACGGGGGCAAGGATCAAAGGGGTTTTGATCTCTCTCTTTTTTTCTTTCATTATTACCTTCTTTATTCCTGCATCATGAAAAACGACTCCGGAAGCTGCGGGGCACCTCACCCGGGAGATGAAAACCGCCCACATCATCTTCAAAAATATCCCTTTTATCAAGGACAAAAGATGATCGGTCAGAAACACCTGGGGCTCTTGACATCCGTCTCAATAATTTGTATTCTGTCAAAGCGATTAGGGACGATCAACTCCACAAAAGGAAAGGGATTACTATGATATCGTTGTCCGGCCTCAGTTATCGATATTCAAACAAAAATCCGCTGCCAGAAAGAAAACCCGGTTTTATCGCGCCTGCCCGAATCAGGGTTTTTCGCGTTATAACACTGGTACTGGTGATTCCCTCCCTCTTTCTTCTTACCTCATGCTCGAGCAGTACGTCGCCTGGAGGAGGCGACGAACCTGAAGCCGCGACATGGTTCGTCGACCAGGCCGGCGGCGGGACTGGATCTGGAGAGAGCTGGGATGACGCCTTCACAAACCTCTCGGCGGCGGTCACCGCTGCGAAAGCGGGAGACGAGATATGGGTGGTAGCCGGAACGTACACATCCGGCACTACCGATCACGACAGGCCCGTTGTTAGCCTCAAGAGCGGAGTATCCCTCTACGGAGGATTCGACGGATCGGAAGCCGCCCTCGCTGAACGCGATGTCGCGGCGAATCCAACGATTCTCGACGGCAACGACATGGCGTTCCACGTCGTCATCGGCGCCGATGGCGCCGTTCTCGACGGGTTCACCATCACCGGCGGCAACGCCAACGGGGAGGGCGAGGCCGGCCGGGGCGCCGGTGTATTCTTAAGCGGTATTTCTATGACGATCTCTCACTGCATCATAGAGAACAACTACGCGGAATTCGGAGCGGGGATCTACGCGACCGCCGATAACTCGACGATCAGCACTTCGATCATCCGCTTCAACGAGACCGGTGGGATGGGTTCCGATTATGCGGGCGGAGCGGGCTTTCTCGCGATGGATGCCAGCACGACGCAGATCACCGATTGCCATTTCTTCCAGAATGTCAGCGCGAAATATGGGGGAGGCCTTCTAAGCTACAACTCCGAGATAACGGTGACCAGGTGCGACTTCGACGAGAACTCGGTCTCCGGAAATTACAATAACGGCGGCGGCATATACATCACGAACTGGAATAACACGGCGCTTGAACCTGTATTCAACGATTGTGAATTCAGTGGCAATACCGCTTGGTATGGGGGTGCGTTCTATATGTACCAGTGCGTCGTTCATATCGATGGGTGCCTGTTTGACGGAAACATTGCCAACGGGGGCGGCGGTGCGATCAACACATATTACGCCTCGCCGCTGATACAGAATACCGTATTCAACGATAATGACGCTGCGGCGGGAGGAGCGATCTATTTCTATTATCCTCGCGGAGGCGATCCTGCAGACCTGTTCAACTGTCTTTTCATCGGAAACAACGCTATCACCGGATACGGCGGAGCGATCATGTGCAACAAGACATCTCCGAATGTTACGAATTGCACCTTCGCGGCTAATTTTGGATCTGTATGCGGCGGTATCTATATCCACACCGACGAGGTCCCCGTCGTAACGAACTGCATACTATGGGACAACACGACTTCAAGCGGCGGAGCGCAGATACACGAGAACGGCGCCGGCGAACCACTGATACAGAACTGCTGCATCGATCAGGCCGATTATGAAGGAATTGGAAACACGATCCGCCTCGATCCTTTATGGGTCACCGGGCCCGATGGAGATTATTACCTCTCGCATGTAGCAAGCGGACAGACCGAGACAAGTCCCTGCGTCGACGCTGGGAGCGATCAGGCGAGCCTTTTCAATTTCGACCTTCGCACGACCAGAATAGATATGGTTGTCGATTCCGGTGTCGTCGACATGGGATATCATTATCGCCGCTTGATCGTCGGCGCGGGACCGAGCCTTCAGTAAACGAGTCCGGCAACTGGTGACAAAAAGGATTTTGCGCGGGGGGATCATTTTCTGTTCGACAGGCGGCCCCCCCTGGTTTACTTCGCCGCGGCCGCCATCACCTCCGCGCCATCCACCCAGACAGCCAGGTACGGCAGCTCTGCGCCCTTGCGCTTGAGATAGAGAAGGAACGGCCTGCTGAAGATAATCGATCTTCCCTCGCCGCCTCCTTTTTTAAGGAAGAATACGCCCTCGGACTCAAGCTGTACCCCGCTGCTATCGAGCCTGAACCTGACGTCCTGCCTCGCTTCAGCGATGAAATATTCCCTGAATCCTTCATTGCGAAGATACCTGCCGAGAAGAGGCTTGAAGGAGCATTCCGTGGAAAAATCGACGATTGGAACCAGCAGGATATCTTTTTCGCCGATCAGCTCCGGACTGGCAGCTGACACCTTCCGCGCGATTTTTTCGTACGTCTTGATCAACGATTCTTCCGGTTCGACGCTTGCCAGTACAAGCTCCTCTTCTGGATCATCGGTTTCAAGCCGGATTATCATCTCCCCTTTCGGGCTATACTCGAGGATTTCAACCTGGCTTCTCAGGTCTGCCGATCCCCCCTGCGCGCCCGGGCTGATCCCAAAAGCATGGACTTCCATGCTTCCTGCTGACCCCGAAAACTTCATCGGTCTTTCATATTCCTGAAAAGGCACCCTGAATTTCAGCATTTTGCTGAGAAAAGCGTAAGCAAGTATCCCATCGTCATCATTATATCTGCTCTCGATGATGGGAGCATTCCCTCCGAATCTGACCCTCAATTCCCTGTTGCTCTTCCCCACGATATCGTCGGCGCCATATCCCGTCATCACAAGGAAGTCCCTTTCGTTGAGGCCGAATGACTCCCCCGTGACGCTGTTCAACAGGTCGGCCATCTCGATCTGCCTGTCGAGAACGATCTTCTCCCCTACGATCTCGGTCGCCATCCTGTCCCAGGCGATCTGGAAGGTCGCGCAGAAAAGAACAGCCTTCCCGGGCTCGAAATCATTATCGAGAACGGATGTTACGATAAGACCCACTTCCACTTTTTCCGGATCCTCAGCGGATACACTACCGGCTGATCCGGTCCCGCCGTTGACAACCAGGACAACGAGCAGAATCGCAACAAACAGGTAAATCCGTTTAACTCCAGCTATTTGATTCATTTCCATTATTTTTCCCTTCCTATTATTTAACCCTGCCTGATCTGCGGATATGGATTAACCTTTTTATCCTCGATAATTGCCTCCTTTTTAGATCGCTTCCCCGGATTCTCTGCATATTTGACAGGGAAAATTGGACTGATGTTCCTAAAAATCTGGATTATCCTGGAACAAATATTATTTTAATTCATTAAATATTCTTGACTGTAAAATGTTATTGTAGTATTGTGGTACTACAATTCTTGTATTTTGCTGGAGACCCGGTCTACAGTGATCGACAGCTTTCAAATATGGCTCTGGAATTGAAAGGATCTGCCTGATTTGAACGGATTTATAAAGATATCAAACGCTGCCTCCCTCGCGTTTCACGCGACGGCATATCTGGCCAGCCATGAAGGCGAACGTATCTCAAACAGGGAAATATCGGAAAGGTTCCTTGTCTCGGACGCGCATCTCGCCAAGATCATGCAGAGGTTGCAGAAAGCGGGGATCGTAAAATCGGTCAGAGGCCCCAACGGCGGATATCTGCTCACCCGTTCGCCGGACGATTTTACCCTTACAGAGATATACGAGGCTATCGAATCGAAAATCGAGACTGAAGGTTGCCTGCTTGATGAAAATGTTTGCGAGGGGGGATGCCTCCTCGGAGCACTTATAACCAGACTGAACAAGGAGGTATGCGAAAAACTGGAGAATACAAGACTGTCAGATGTCAGGATTTAAAAGGACAAGGGAAAATGGACCGGAAGGGGAAAAAGGCATCGACATAGCCTCTACCGGAAAAAAAGCAGTCTTAATTTATAGATCGAGTCAATCAGAAGGAGGATAGGGATGAATTTAAGAATGAACGCGAGATTCCTCATCGGGGTCGCACTGGTAATGCTCTTCGTCTTCGTGTCAGCTTCGCCTGGTTTTGCCGGCGGCAATAAAAAAGCCTGCTCGGCTGGCCTTTGCGAAGCAGCTGCCCTTTGCCAGGGTGAAAAAGACCAGGACAAGGTAAAAGAATCCAGGCCCTGCGGCATGCACGAGGGGAAAAAGTGCGAAAATGCCACCGAAGGCAAAGAATGTTGCAAGCTGGCCGGCGAAAAATGTGAACACGCGAAGGGTGATAAGGCGTGCTGCAAAATGGCGGAAAATAAGTGTGCCCATGCCGCCGGTGATACTGCCTGCTGCAAGCATGCCGGGGAAAAATGCGACCACGCGAAGGGTGATAAAGCATGCTGCAAAATGTCCGGTAATAAATGCGATCGCGCGAAAGCTGATAAGACGTGCTGCAAAATGTCTGAGAAAAAGTGCCCCGGATCTTCCTTAGACAGCGCTGGCTGCAAGCATGCGCAGGTCAGGTGCGACGGGTGCGGGCTGGTCAAGGGATCTCCCGGCTGTTGCAAGATAGCCAAAGGTGCGAAGAACGCCGAGCTCTGTCTGAAGTGTGGTCAGATCAAGGGCAGCGACCTGTGCTGCAAAAAGGGCCAGGAAAAGTGCCCCGACTGCGGTCTCGCTAAAGGTTCTCCCGGTTGCTGCAGGATACCCGAAGGCGCGAAAAAAGCAGAACTTTGCGTTAAGTGTGGATTTATCAAGGGCAGCGAGGATTGCTGCAAGATCGAGAAGAAGAAAGAATAGTGTAAATGCGATGCGTGTTTTTCCGGCAGGCTACCGCGCGGTCCTGTTGATCGCGTTTCTCATACCTGCCTCTTCCGGAGCTTTCGAAAGAGACGAGGCCCGGGATATGATGAAAGCCGTCGAAGCGGGGTTCGCTTCGGCCAGCCCGGCCGGTCCCGGAAACACCCTCGAAGACTACCTCGCTTACGCGGCCCTCAACAATCCCGGTTTGAGGGCCGCCTTTTACAGATGGAAATCCCGTCTTGAAGGTATTGACGCGGAATCTTCCCTTGCCGATCCGGTTTTTTCCTATAGCTATTTCATTGAGAATATCGAAACGAGGGTGGGCCCGCAGAACCAGAGATTCGGTATCAGGCAGAAGTTTCCCTGGTTCGGCACCCTCGGGGCAAAAAGAGATATGGCCGCTGAATCGGCTGCTGGCCTGTATCAGGCTTACCTGTCGGAAAAACTCTCCCTCTTTCTGCGGGTCAAGGAAGCGTACTACGACTGTTACCTTCTCCGGCGCGAAAGGGAGATCATCGAAGCGGGCGCCGGTCTGCTCGCTCAGATCGATGCTGTCTCCAGGACACGATATGAAACATCGAGCAGGCGCTACAGCGATCTGGTCAGGCTGGAGATCGAATCGAGCCTTCTCGAGGAGCGGCTTATATCTCTGGGCGACAGGGAAAAAGCCGCCTCGGCAAAATTAAGAGCTTCTCTTGATCTTCCCGGAACGGCAGAGATAGAAGTATCTGACAGTATTGCCAGGTTCACCCCATCTCTCGATTTTGAGACTGTAAAGAATGATATTCTCGCGAACAACCCCGATCTGAAAGCGCTCGGCCATATGATCGGAAGGGAAAAGGCCGCTCTGTCCCTTGCCCGCAGGGAAAGATGGCCGGATCTTACGATAGGGTTCGACTATATCGAGACCGGCGATGCTATCGATCCGACAATGCCCGGCAGCGGCAAAGACCCCTGGTCGGTCAACTTCGCCGTAGAACTGCCGATCTGGCATGGGAAGAACAGCTCCCGCGGGAAAGAAGCGCTAGCCGGCATCGAGATGACCAGATATCTCCTCAGGGACCGGAAGAACAGTCTTGTAGCTCTCGCCGAAGAGGTTTTTTCCGAATATATCGAAGCGGGGCGCGATATTGATCTCTACGGCAACGATCTGATCGCAAAAGCAGAGCACCTTCTAATCGTCACATTTGAAGAATATAAAACAGGAACGGCGGATTTTTCGGAACTTGTCGACGCGCAGCGCCAGCTTCTCGATCTGAGGCTTGAGCGTGAAAAAGCGATGGTCGTTGAAGCGAAAAAATTGGCGCTGATTGAGATGCTGACAGGGAAAGAACTCATGCAGGGTTCTGATTGAAAGGAAGTCATTGATGAAAATAATTACCATAATCTTCGCAGTGGTGATCGCCATAACTGCGTACGCAGGATTTTCTAACGCGCAGGTAACCGTGCCCAAACTTGTCGACGCCGGATCGATTGAAACGATAGGGTTGAAGAAACAGACCCTCTGCCCCGTCATGGGCAACCCGGTCGATCCAAAGATTTTCACAGATATTCAGGGCCAGCGGGTCTATTTCTGTTGCGCGATGTGCATCGACCAGTTCAGGGCAGCCCCCGGTAAATATTTCGAACAGGCGCGGATCGACTCGGTACTTTTCGAGAATATACAGACGACCTGCCCGATTTCCGGAGACGTGATCGACAGGAAGTTCTTCACCTGGTACAAGGGCCGCGGTATCTACTTCTGCGGCGAAGAATGCAAAAAGATATTTGATTCCGATCCGGAAAAACAAATGGGTAAACTCGGCAAAGAGGAAGAAAAAAAGATCGAAAAAGAAAAGATGAAAGTCGAAAATGAACAGTAAAACAGCTTTAAATAGCAGGAACGGGCTGATACTCCTCGCGGCCATTGTTCTCATTGCTTTTATGGCCGGGTACTTTTCCCGCGGAAATCGCGATTCCGGGGAAATCCCGGGCGAGCATGAGCATTCGGGCAGCGTTACAGCCGAAGTATCGCAAACGGCCTTGTGGACATGTTCGATGCATCCTCAGATCAAACTTCCCTCTCCGGGAAAATGCCCGATCTGTTTCATGGACCTGATCCCGGTTGAAACCGGCTCCGGCGATGACCGCCTTGAAGAACGGCAACTGAGAATGACACCGGCCGCAATCAAGCTCGCCGGGATCGTGACAGCTCCAGTCACGCGTGGGTTCGTCGAAGCTGAGATACGGGTGACTGGCGACATCACCAATGACGAGACCCGTGTCACCTATATATCATCCCGGATGCCCGGGCGGCTCGATCGTCTTTTTGCCGATTATACGGGGATCGAGGTGAAAAAAGGTGATCCTTTAGTCAGTATCTACTCCCCCGATCTTGTAGGCGCGCAGGAGGAACTTCTCCAGGCAGCCGTGATGAATAACAAGGAGAAAGGATCGAACAGGTTCCTGGAAAAGGGTGCAGAGCCGACCCTGGCGGCAGCGAGGGAAAAACTGAGATTGCTCGGCTTCGATAAAAGCCAGATAGAACAGATCGAATCTTCAGGAAAAACGACCGATCACATGACGATATTTTCACCGGCCGAGGGAACGGTAATTGAAAAATCCGCTTTCGAAGGGATGTATGTAGAGACAGGCACGAAGATATACACTATATCGAAGATGTCGAGCCTGTGGGTGAATTTCGACGTTTTCCAGAGCGATCTTCCCTGGCTGAGGGAAGGACAGCCGGTCGAATTTGCGACACCCTCGCATCCTGGAGAAAAATTCACCGGTATCATTTCTTTCATCGACCCTGTTTTCGACGATGAGACTCGCACGGTATCGATAAGGGCTGAATTCGACAACTCCGGTGGTCGGTTGAAACCGGGGATGTTCGTCAGCGGCAATATTAAAGCCCGCCTTGACAGGCTCGGCAGAGCTGTCGACGATCGGGCGGCAGACCTCTCGGAAGCTCCCCTTGTGATCCCGGCCACATCGGCTTTGCTGACTGGTACGCGGGCAGTGGTCTACGTTAGATTACCCGGCGGATCGGAGCCTCTTTTTGAAGGGCGCGAAATAGCCCTCGGCCCGAGGGCCGGTGAATATTACATAGTAAGATCGGGCCTTGAAGAAGGAGATCTCGTCGTCGTGAACGGAGCATTCAAAATCGACAGCGAGCTTCAGATAAGGGCAAGACCGGGTATGATGTCGTCGATCGGATCGGGCACTCCACGATCATCGAAAGAGAATGAAGAAAAGGCCGGTCATCAGGTTCGGCGGCAAGGTTTCCAGTCGCTAGGGCCTGTCTATGAATCATATTTCGCCGTACAGATGGCGCTGGCAGGAGATGACCTCGTTTCCGCGTCGAAAGGAAACGCCGCTCTCGTCAATGCTCTCAGGCAGGTCGACCGTTCTCTTTTCGAAGGAAAACTCGCCGGATCATGGAAAAAATTATCGGCCGATCTCGTCAGGGAAGCTGAAGCGGGAGAATCGGCCAGGACGATATCGGAATCGCGCGAAGCATTCTACAACCTGTCGAAATCGATGATCAGTCTTCACGATAATTTCGGACATCCCGGGAAGAACGATTTTTTCCTTACCTATTGCCCGATGGCCGACGGCAACAGGGGCGCCTTCTGGCTTCAGGCGGTCGACACTGTTTATAATTCCTTCTACGGAGCTTCCATGCTCCGATGCGGCTCGATTGAGAAAACCCTGCCCCCGGCAAGGTAGACGAAAGCAGGGATCGTGGAAAGTTCCAATGACAATTCCAGCGCCGGAAAGAACTCCTTCCTCGATCGGATGATCTCCTTCTGCCTTCAGAACAAACTGATAATGACCCTGTTGACACTGATCCTCGTCTTCTGGGGTATAATGGTCGCTCCTTTCGGCTGGAGTACCGGGATCTTCCCCCGCGATCCCGTTCCCGTCGACGCGATCCCCGATATCGGTGAAAATCAACAGATAGTCTTCACCGGCTGGAGCGGCCGCTCTCCCCGTGATATCGAGGACCAGATCACCTATCCCCTCACCGTGTCGCTCCTCGGGATTCCAGGCGTCAAGACGATCCGAAGCTTCTCATATTTCGGATTCTCCACGATCTATGTCATTTTCGACGAAAAGACAGATTTTTACTGGTCGCGTTCCCGGATACTGGAAAAACTCAGCTCTCTCCCCGATGGGACTCTCCCCGCTGCGGTAAGTCCGACGCTGGGTCCCGACGCGACCGCCCTGGGGCAGGTATTCTGGTACACACTGGAAGGGATGGATAAAGAGGGTAGCCCCACAGGCGGATGGGACCTTCACGAATTGCGTTCAATACAGGACTGGACGGTAAGGTATGCTTTGATGTCAGCCGGCGGAGTGGCCGAGGTCGCCTCGATCGGCGGATTCGTGCGGGAATACCAGGTCGACGTCGATCCTGACGCGATGCGCGCCTTCGGCGTGACTCTTCAGGATATACTCGCCGCCGTCCGGGCGTCGAATCTCGACACCGGCGCCGGCACGATCGAGGTAAACAGGGTCGAATACGTGATCCGCGGCCTCGGTCTGATCGGCGGGACTGCTGACATCGAAAACAGCGTCATCAGGGAATCGGATAATGTACCGATCAGGGTGAAGGACGTAGCGGCTGTCTCGCTCGGACCGGCTGCGCGCAGAGGCGCTCTCGACAAGGGTGGCGCCGAAGCGGTAGGCGGAGTAGTCGTCGTGAGGTTCGGAGAGAATCCGCTGAAAGCGATCGACAACATCAAGGCGAAGATCAGGGAGATCTCCCCGGGCTTGCCGAAGAAGACTCTCGCCGACGGAACAGAGTCCCAGGTGAGGATCGTTCCTTTCTACGACAGGACCGGCCTGATATACGAGACCCTCGGCACTCTCAACACGGCTCTGATCGACGAGATTCTCGTTACGATAATAGTGATCATTATCCTGATGGCCCATATAAGAAGCTCCCTGCTGATATCGGGGCTCCTTCCTCTTACGATCCTTCTTGTCTTCATCGCCATGAAACTTGTCGGCGTCGACGCGAATATCGTCGCGCTGTCGGGGATCGCGATCGCGATCGGCACGATTGTCGACATGGGGATCATAGTCTGCGAGAATATCATCAGGCACCTCGCTATGGCAGTCCCCTCAAAAAGTACGTTGAAAGCGGTCTATGATGCCACCTCCGAAGTCGCCGGGGCCGTTCTGACCGCCATAGCGACCACCATCATCTCCTTTCTCCCCGTTTTTACCATGACCGCTGCCGAAGGGAAGCTCTTCAGACCTCTCGCCTATACGAAGACTTTCGCCCTTTTATCCTCGGTCGTGATAGCGCTGGCAATCATTCCTCCTTTCGCCCATTTTCTTTTCTCGAAAAGAAAGATCTCTCGCCGCGCGAAAGTCCTTATCGCATTTCTTATGGTCCTTGCCGCAATCACGGCCGTCGTCTTTTCCTTATGGCTTGCCGCGCTTGTTCTGAGCCTTGTGGCTCTTTATATCTACCTGGCTCCGTCGATCCCCGCGAGAGCGAAAGCGGCGATCCCGTCATATCTCAACTACGCGATTGTTATCACTGTCGGCATCTTCCTCGCCAGGCACTGGCGGCCGCTGGGATACGGCAGGTCTTTTCTATCGAACTTCGCTGTCGTCGCCATTCTGCTCGGCGGATTCCTTTTTTTCTTTACGATACTTCTGAAGATCTACGAACCGGTCCTGAGGTGGAGCCTTGCTCACAGGAGACTGTTTCTATCTATTCCTCTGGTGCTGGTATTTCTGGGAGTAATAATATGGCTCGGATTTGGCCGGATCGCCGGATTTCTTCCCGAAAGAGCGCGGTTGGCCAGGCCTTTTACCGCGATTTCACACGTTTTCCCGGGCCTTGGCAATGAATTCATGCCCGATCTTGATGAAGGTTCTTTCCTTTACATGCCGACAACGATGCCTCACGCTTCTATCGGTGAGGCTCTTGATATCCTTCGAACGCAGGATATCGCTTTTTCTTCCCTCCCTGAAATAGAGTCTGTAGTCGGTAAGACTGGAAGGGTCGATTCCCCCCTTGATCCTGCTCCCGTCTCGATGTTCGAGACGATAATCAATTACAAGCCTGAGTATGTCACAGATAAAAATGGCAGAGTGCTAAGGTTCCGTTACGACAAAGATTCGGGGAAATATCCACGAAACGAGAATGGAGATCTCATTGAGGACGGGCGCGGCCGTCCTTACAGGAACTGGCGCGACGGCATCGACAGTCCCGACGATATCTGGAAAGAAATCCTCCGGGCTGGAAAGATGACGGGGACGACTTCCGCTCCGAAACTTCAGCCTGTCGCGGCGCGCCTTGTCATGCTCCAGTCGGGGATGCGTGCCCCGATGGGAGTAAAGATCAAGGGACCCGATCTGGACGCGATCGAGAAGACCGGGCTGTCTATTGAAAAACTGCTCAGGGAAGTACCGCAGATCGATCCCGCGACAATCGTCGCCGACAGGATCATCGGGAAACCGTACATCGAGATCGACCTCGACCGCGAAAAACTGGCAAGATACGGTATTTCGGTCGGCCGGGCGCAGGAGATAATCGAAGCTGCTGCGGGAGGAATGGATGTGACTGCCACAGTCGAGGGACGCGAACGCTATTCGGTCCGTGTAAGATACAAAAGAGAGCTTCGGAATTCGATCGAAGGCCTCCAGAGTATCCTCGTTCCGTCACCCACCGGGACCCGGATACCTCTCGCGGAACTCGCCGATATCAGGTTGGTAAAGGGTCCCATGGTGATAAAATCGGAGGATACCTTTCTGGTCGGGTACGTGATCTTCGATAAAAGATCAGGGTATGGCGAAGTCGAAGTGGTCGAAGCGGCGGCAGTTTATCTTGAAAGCAGGATTGAAAGCGGCGATCTCGAGATCCCGGCCGGAGTGAGCTATGCTTTCGCCGGAAGTTACGAAAACCAGGTCAGGTCGGCAAAAAGGCTCCGGGTCGTACTTCCCCTTTCCCTGCTTCTCATCTTTATCATCCTGTACCTGCATTTTAAGAATATACCAGTCTCTCTTCTCGTATTTTCAGGGATATTCGTCGCGTGGTCCGGAGGATTTATCATGCTCTGGCTCTACGGTAACGGGTGGTTCCTTGATTTTTCCCTGTTCGGAGTCTACCTGCGCGATCTTTTCCAGATACGCCAGTACAATCTTTCAGTGGCAGTCTGGGTAGGCTTTCTCGCCCTTTTCGGAATCGCCAGCGATGACGGGGTGATGATCTCGACCTATCTTGACAAGGTATTCAGAGAGGTCAGACCATCTTCTGTCGATCAGATCCGCGAGGCTACGGTCCGGGCGGGAAAGATGAGAGTCCGCGCGGCCCTCATGACATCTGCGACGACGATACTCGCCCTGATTCCCGTACTGACCTCTACGGGAAGGGGCTCTGACATAATGGTTCCAATGGCCATCCCGTCCTTCGGAGGAATGAGCGTGGTGCTGATAACTATCTTTCTTGTTCCAGTACTCTACTCCCTCATCGCCGAAAGGCGCCTTTCGCGGTAAGTCATACCGGATCGGGGTAAAAATATTTCATCCATCTCCCGCGAAGGGACTTGACATCTTCCTAATATAGGACTATATTAGTCCTATATAAAGGTTATCGATTTCCCGGTGCCTTGGCGGAAAGGGAAGTCGGCCGGACGGGACCATCGAATGAATGATCTGCCTGTCTGGGTATTAACTGGAGGTACTCCCATCGACTCATCGCAGTCCATAATTGACAATGAAGGTTTCTCTGCCAACCCGGTCGAAGCTCCTGGAGATTTCACCAACAGGCTGATCTCGGAAAGCAGCCCCTACCTGCTTCAGCATGCCCATAATCCGGTGGACTGGTACCCATGGGGGGAAGAGGCCTTCCGGAAAGCGAAAGAAGAGGACAAGCCGATCTTCCTCTCGATCGGTTATTCGACGTGCCACTGGTGCCACGTCATGGAAAGGGAATCTTTCGAGAATGACAGGATCGCCTCCCTTCTCAACGGCGATTTTATCTCGATAAAGGTGGACAGGGAAGAAAGGCCGGAGATAGACGATCTCTACATGAAAGCTGTCCAGATGATGACCGGACAAGGTGGCTGGCCGATGTCGGTCTTCATCACCCCCGGTGGCCTTCCCTTTTTCGGCGGCACCTATTTCCCGCCTGAAGAAAAATATGGAAGGCCGGGATTCACTGATATTCTTACAAG encodes:
- a CDS encoding flavin reductase family protein; translation: MKEKKREIKTPLILAPVPVVLVGCAHEELGHNLLTVAWCGVNCSDPEMMHVSIRPGRHSYRMIKESGCFTVNLPTAGIVRQVDLCGVVSGRNGDKFERAGLTPLPASRIDAPLVAECPVNIECELREVLELGVHHLFIGEVVAKHADAALMAEGRLDISEVPLITYVNGEYRALGEFLGTSGFSLK
- a CDS encoding TolC family protein, with protein sequence MRVFPAGYRAVLLIAFLIPASSGAFERDEARDMMKAVEAGFASASPAGPGNTLEDYLAYAALNNPGLRAAFYRWKSRLEGIDAESSLADPVFSYSYFIENIETRVGPQNQRFGIRQKFPWFGTLGAKRDMAAESAAGLYQAYLSEKLSLFLRVKEAYYDCYLLRREREIIEAGAGLLAQIDAVSRTRYETSSRRYSDLVRLEIESSLLEERLISLGDREKAASAKLRASLDLPGTAEIEVSDSIARFTPSLDFETVKNDILANNPDLKALGHMIGREKAALSLARRERWPDLTIGFDYIETGDAIDPTMPGSGKDPWSVNFAVELPIWHGKNSSRGKEALAGIEMTRYLLRDRKNSLVALAEEVFSEYIEAGRDIDLYGNDLIAKAEHLLIVTFEEYKTGTADFSELVDAQRQLLDLRLEREKAMVVEAKKLALIEMLTGKELMQGSD
- a CDS encoding Rrf2 family transcriptional regulator — encoded protein: MNGFIKISNAASLAFHATAYLASHEGERISNREISERFLVSDAHLAKIMQRLQKAGIVKSVRGPNGGYLLTRSPDDFTLTEIYEAIESKIETEGCLLDENVCEGGCLLGALITRLNKEVCEKLENTRLSDVRI
- a CDS encoding efflux RND transporter periplasmic adaptor subunit; protein product: MNSKTALNSRNGLILLAAIVLIAFMAGYFSRGNRDSGEIPGEHEHSGSVTAEVSQTALWTCSMHPQIKLPSPGKCPICFMDLIPVETGSGDDRLEERQLRMTPAAIKLAGIVTAPVTRGFVEAEIRVTGDITNDETRVTYISSRMPGRLDRLFADYTGIEVKKGDPLVSIYSPDLVGAQEELLQAAVMNNKEKGSNRFLEKGAEPTLAAAREKLRLLGFDKSQIEQIESSGKTTDHMTIFSPAEGTVIEKSAFEGMYVETGTKIYTISKMSSLWVNFDVFQSDLPWLREGQPVEFATPSHPGEKFTGIISFIDPVFDDETRTVSIRAEFDNSGGRLKPGMFVSGNIKARLDRLGRAVDDRAADLSEAPLVIPATSALLTGTRAVVYVRLPGGSEPLFEGREIALGPRAGEYYIVRSGLEEGDLVVVNGAFKIDSELQIRARPGMMSSIGSGTPRSSKENEEKAGHQVRRQGFQSLGPVYESYFAVQMALAGDDLVSASKGNAALVNALRQVDRSLFEGKLAGSWKKLSADLVREAEAGESARTISESREAFYNLSKSMISLHDNFGHPGKNDFFLTYCPMADGNRGAFWLQAVDTVYNSFYGASMLRCGSIEKTLPPAR